Sequence from the Streptomyces sp. NBC_01408 genome:
GACAGGCCGATCAGCATCACACCCAGCAGGGCCCCGAGTGCGACCTCGGTCCGCTGGGCGCGACGCGCGGCCGGGGCCCGGAACGACGGCACCGCGTTGGCGACCGCCTCGACGCCCGTCAGGGCGGAACAGCCGGCCGCGAAGGCCTTCAGCAGCAACAGCGCGCCGACCGCAGTGGCGCCCTCCCCCAAGGCGGAGGCGTGGCCGGCGGCTGAAGCGGTGCTCACCGGACCGTCACGGAACAGGCCGACCACGACCATGGCCAGGATCGACCCCACGAACACGGCGGTCGGCACGAGGAAGGCCTTGGCGGAGTCCACGACCCCGCGCAGGTTCACCGCCGTGACCAGGGCCAGGACCCCGAGACAGATCCACACCCGCTCCCCGTACAGCTCGGGGAAGGCCGAGGTCAGCGCGGCCACGCCGGCGGTGACGGAGACGGCCACGTTCAGCACGTAGTCGAGGATCAGCGAGGCCGCCGCCACCAGGCTCGTACGCCGGCCCAGGTGCTTCTTGGCGACGGCGTACGAGCCCCCGCCGTCCGGGAACGCGGCGATGACCTGCCGGTACGAGGCCACCAGTACGGCGAGCAGAGCCGCGATCGCCAGGGTGACGGGGAGGGTGAAGCCGAGGCCGTAGGCACCGGCTGCCGCCAGCACCAGCACGATCGACTCCGGCCCGTACGCGACCGAGGCCATCGCGTCCAGCGACAGCGCGGCCAGCCCCTGGAGGGCGGTCAGCCGGTGCCGGTCCCCCGCCTCGGAAGGCGTTCCCATGCCGGTATCAGGAGGTTCCTCCGTGCCCGGGGCCTGCCCTGCCGCGGTCGTCTTTCCCATGTCTATGGCCATCTTCGCTGTTCCTCCGATTGGACAAAGTGAGGACAGCGTCGGGACGGCATGGCCGAATGACCAGTGCCCTTGGCGGAATCCATACGAGCGCCGCCCCACTCTTCACGCGCTCCTGACGCCGGGGCCGCAAAGTCGTATGAGGCGCGTCAAGACCTCGCCAGGGTGCGTGGCTCCCTCCTCCACCGGGGGCAGGCTTGCAGTGGGCAAGACATGTTCGAGGAATTCAAAAGGAGCGCACGCTGATGGACGCGGAAAACGTGGTCGGGCTCATCGTCGCCATCGCTCTGCTCGGCTATCTCGTGACCGCCCTGATCAGGCCCGAGAGGTTCTGATTCAAGACCGACATCTCCGGACAGGAGGCATCACATGTCCGGGTACCGGCTCCACGACCGTGCCGTACTGCTCGCGGCCCTCGTGGTCCCCTTCCTCGTGGCGCTCGCGCTCGTGCCGTTCCGAACGGCTCTTTCGGCGACGAACGAGGCTCTGATCATGGTCGTCGCGGTGGTCGCGGTCGCCGCGCTCGGCACGCGGGCGGCCGGGGCGCTGGCCGCGCTATCGGCGGCCGCCTGGTTCGATTTCTTCCTCACCAGGCCCTACCAGCAGTTCGCGATCGCCGACCGCGACGACATCGAGACGGCCGTCCTCCTGCTCGTCGTCGGGCTGATCGTCTCGCAGCTGGCCGTACGCGTACGGAGGCTCCGGACGGTCGTGGTCACCGACGCCGCGCACCTCTCCAGCCTCCAGGGCACCGCTCGGCTGGTCGAGGACGGCAGCTCGCCGGAAGCGGTGGTCGAGTACGTGCGCCGGGAGCTCGTCGGGCTGCTGGGGCTGCGCGGCTGCCGCTTCGAGTACGGGACCCTGATGGGACGGTTGCCGCGCCTGGAGCACGACGGCAACCTGTGGCTGCACAGCGGCGACCGCATCACCGAGTACGCCGACTGGCCGGACGGGGAGACCGAGCTGCGGGCCGTCGGCGGCGGCCACTACTACGGCCGTTTCCTCCTCGACCCGGTCCCCGGACGCCCCCTGCCCCCCGAAGAGGCACGCCTGGTGGCTGTCGCGCTGGCCGCGCAGGCCGGTGCCGCGCTGGACACGGCCGGACTGTCCCAGCAGGGCTGACCGGCGGTTCGCGGCCTCTCACGTATGCGTGGCGTTAAGAGTTCCCCTGCTCCCGTATGGACCCCGTCAAGGCGTCTTAACGCCGGGATGAAGACACGGTTATCTCGTCATCGGCCATCTGGCCGATTCATTTCCTCCCTCTTCTTCCAGGAGCTCACGGTGGCCGATCTGGCCTTCGTCGTCACCACGGTCGCGGTCTTCGCACTGGTGGCACTCATCGCCCGGGGGGTGACCAAGCTGTGACTGCCGAAAACATCGTCGGCCTCGTCGTGGCCGTCTCCCTGCTCGGATACCTCGTCCTCGCCCTTGTGTACCCGGAGAGGTTCTAGCCACCGATGAGTCCCGTTCTCGCTGGTGTGCTCCAGCTCCTCGCACTGATCGCCGCGCTCGCACTGGCCTACCGCCCGCTGGGCGACTACATGGCTCGCGTCTACTCCTCCGAGAAGCACTACAAGCCGGAGAAGTGGATCTACAAGGCCATCGGCGCCAACCCCACCGCCGAGATGCGCTGGCCCGCCTACCTGCGCGCCGTCCTCGCCTTCTCGGCCGTGAGCGTCCTCTTCCTCTACGCCCTCCAGAGGGCCCAGGGCATCCTGCCCGGCTCGCTCGGCTTCGTGGCGATCGACCCGGACCAGGCCTTCAACACCGCCGCCTCCTTCGTGGCCAACACGAACTGGCAGTCGTACTACGGCGAGCAGGCCATGGGCCACGTCGTACAGACCGGCGGCCTGGCGGTGCAGAACTTCGTATCCGCCGCGGTCGGCATGGCCGTCGCGGTGGCCCTCGTACGCGGCTTCGCGCGCTCCCGCACGGGTGAGCTCGGCAACTTCTGGGCCGACATGGTCCGCGGAGTGGTCCGTATCCTGCTGCCCGTCTCCGTGATCGGCGCGATCGTCCTGGTCGCGTGCGGCGCGATCCAGAACTTCTCCGGAATCCACGAGGTCGGCCAGTTCATGGGCGGCTCGCAGCAGTGGAACGGCGGCGCTGTCGCCTCGCAGGAGGTCATCAAGGAGCTGGGCACGAACGGCGGCGGTTACTTCAACGCCAACTCGGCCCACCCCTTCGAGAACCCCAACCCGTTCTCGAACCTCTTCGAGATCTTCCTGATCCTCCTCATCCCGTTCGCGCTGACCCGCACCTTCGGCAGGATGGTCGGCTCGGTCAAGCAGGGTTACGCGATCCTCGCCGCGATGGCCACCATCTGGATCGGGTTCACCGCGCTGATGATGTGGACCGAGTTCGCCCACCACGGCCCGGCGTTCGACGTCAGCGGCGGCGCGATGGAGGGCAAGGAGACCCGCTTCGGTATCGGCGCCTCCGCGATCTTCTCGGTCGCGACGACCCTGACCTCTACGGGTGCGGTCAACTCCTTCCACTCCTCCTACACGGGTCTGGGCGGCGGCATCCAGCTGCTGGGCATGCAGCTCGGCGAGATCGCCCCCGGCGGTGTCGGCTCCGGCCTCTACGGCATGCTGATCATGGCGATCATCGCGGTGTTCATCGCCGGCCTGATGGTCGGCCGCACACCGGAGTACCTGGGCAAGAAGATCGGCACCCGCGAGATCAAGTTCGCGGCCTGCTACATCCTCATCACCCCGGCCCTGGTCCTCGGCTTCACCGCCGCGGCCATGGCGCTGGACACCCCGGCGAACTCGATGACGAACTCCGGCGCGCACGGCTTCTCCGAGATCCTCTACGCCTACACCTCGGGCGCCAACAACAACGGCTCGGCCTTCGCCGGCCTGAACGCCGACACTCAGTGGTTCAACAGCACCATCGGCATCGCCATGCTGCTGGGCCGATTCCTGCCCATGGTGTTCGTCCTGGCGCTGGCCGGTTCGCTCGCCGAGCAGAAGCCCGTCCCCGAGACCGCGGGCACGCTGCGTACCGACAAGCCGCTTTACACGGGCCTGCTCGTCGGCACCATCCTCATCGTCACCGGTCTGACCTACTTCCCGGCCCTGGCGCTGGGTCCGCTCGCCGAAGGGCTCGCATCATGAGCACCGCCACTCCTACAAGGGCTCCGCACCAGGACGTGCCCACCGGCCACAAGCCGGGCGGCGGACGCGTCGGCGGCGGCCTGTTCGACCCGAAGCAGCTGCTGAAGTCCTTCCCCGACGCGATCCGCAAGCTCGACCCCCGGGTCATGATCAAGTCCCCGGTCATGTTCGTCGTCCTGATCGGCTCGGTCGTCACGACCGTCCTGGCGATCAAGGACCCGACGGACTGGTTCGGCTGGGCGATCACCGCCTGGCTGTGGCTGACCACGATCTTCGCCAACCTGGCGGAGGCCGTCGCCGAGGGCCGCGGCAAGGCCCAGGCCGACACCCTGCGCAAGGCCAAGACCGACTCCGTTGCCCGCCGTCTGACCAAGGACGGAAAGGCCGAGGAGCAGGTGCCCGGCGCGGAGCTCCGTATCGGTGACCTGGTGGTCTGCGAGGCCGGGGACGTCATCCCGGGCGACGGTGACGTCGTCGAGGGCGTCGCGTCGGTGGACGAGTCCGCCATCACGGGCGAGTCGGCCCCGGTCATCCGGGAGTCCGGCGGCGACCGCAGCGCGGTCACCGGTGGTACGAAGGTGCTGTCCGACCGGATCGTCATCAAGATCACCACGAAGCCCGGTGAGACCTTCATCGACCGGATGATCGCACTGGTCGAGGGCGCGGCCCGGCAGAAGACGCCGAACGAGATCGCCCTGAACATCCTGCTGGCGTCCCTCACGATCGTCTTCCTGCTGGCCGTGGTCACGCTGCAGCCGTTCGCGATCTACGCGGGCGCTGAGCAGTCGATGATCGTGCTCACGGCTCTCCTGGTCTGCCTGATCCCGACCACGATCGGTGCTCTGCTGTCCGCGATCGGCATCGCCGGCATGGACCGGCTGGTCCAGCGCAACGTCCTGGCCATGTCCGGCCGGGCCGTGGAAGCCGCGGGCGACGTCTCCACCCTGCTCCTGGACAAGACGGGCACGATCACCCTGGGCAACCGCCAGGCGTCGGAGTTCGTCCCGGTCAAGGGCACGACGGAGGCCGAGCTGGCGGACGCCGCCCAGCTGTCCTCCCTCGCGGACGAGACCCCCGAGGGCCGTTCCATCGTCGTTCTGGCGAAGGAGAAGTACGGGCTGCGCGAACGCCACCAGGGCGAGCTCGCGCACGCCGAGTGGATCGCCTTCACCGCGCAGACCCGCATGTCGGGCGTGGACGTGGACGGCAAGCAGACCCGCAAGGGCGCCGCCGGCTCGGTCATCACCTGGGTCAAGGCTCAGGGCGGCCAGGTCTCCGACGACGCCGACACCCTCGCCAACAAGATCTCGGAGGCCGGCGGCACCCCGCTCCTCGTCGCCGTCAAGGACGACAAGGGCGCCCGCGTCCTGGGTGTCATCCACCTCAAGGACGTCGTCAAGGAAGGCATGCGCGAGCGGTTCGACGAACTGCGCCGCATGGGCATCAAGACGATCATGATCACGGGCGACAACCCGCTCACCGCCAGGGCCATCGCGGAGGAGGCCGGCGTCGACGACTTCCTCGCCGAAGCCACCCCCGAGGACAAGATGGCCCTCATCAAGCGGGAGCAAGCGGGCGGCAAGCTCGTCGCGATGACCGGCGACGGGACGAACGACGCCCCGGCGCTGGCCCAGGCGGACGTCGGCGTGGCGATGAACACCGGCACCTCGGCCGCCAAGGAGGCCGGGAACATGGTGGACCTGGACTCCAACCCCACCAAGCTCATCGAGATCGTCGAGATCGGCAAGCAGCTGCTGATCACGCGGGGCGCACTGACCACGTTCTCCATCGCCAACGACGTCGCGAAGTACTTCGCGATCATCCCGGCCATGTTCGCCGTGGTCTACCCGGGCCTGGACAAGCTCAACATCATGGGCCTGGCCTCCCCCGAGTCGGCGATCCTTTCCGCGGTCATCTTCAACGCGCTGATCATCATCGCGCTCGTACCGCTCGCCCTGAAGGGCGTCCAGTACCGGCCCACCAGCGCCGACAAGATGCTCCGCCGCAACATCGGGCTGTACGGCGTGGGCGGCCTGATCGCCCCGTTCATCGGCATCAAGATCATCGACCTGCTCATCTCCCTCATCCCCGGGCTCGCCTGAATTAGGAACGTGCTGATCTGCCATGAACAATTCCGTATCCAGCACCGTCCGCCTGATCGGGGCGGGCCTGCGCGCCCTTCTCGTCCTGACCGTGATCTGCGGGGTCCTCTACCCGCTCGCCGTCACCGGGATCGCCCAGGCCCTGTTCAACAACAAGGCCAACGGCTCCGAGGTCAAGGACAAGAGCGGCCAGGTCGTCGGCTCCTCCCTCATCGGCCAGAGCTACAACCTGCCGAAGAAGGACCCGAACGACGCCGAAGAGGCGGCCAGGCCGGACCTGAAGTGGTTCCAGCCGCGCCCCTCCAACGGTCTGGGCAGCAACAGTGTCAACA
This genomic interval carries:
- a CDS encoding DUF4118 domain-containing protein — translated: MSGYRLHDRAVLLAALVVPFLVALALVPFRTALSATNEALIMVVAVVAVAALGTRAAGALAALSAAAWFDFFLTRPYQQFAIADRDDIETAVLLLVVGLIVSQLAVRVRRLRTVVVTDAAHLSSLQGTARLVEDGSSPEAVVEYVRRELVGLLGLRGCRFEYGTLMGRLPRLEHDGNLWLHSGDRITEYADWPDGETELRAVGGGHYYGRFLLDPVPGRPLPPEEARLVAVALAAQAGAALDTAGLSQQG
- the kdpF gene encoding K(+)-transporting ATPase subunit F produces the protein MDAENVVGLIVAIALLGYLVTALIRPERF
- the kdpA gene encoding potassium-transporting ATPase subunit KdpA, whose amino-acid sequence is MSPVLAGVLQLLALIAALALAYRPLGDYMARVYSSEKHYKPEKWIYKAIGANPTAEMRWPAYLRAVLAFSAVSVLFLYALQRAQGILPGSLGFVAIDPDQAFNTAASFVANTNWQSYYGEQAMGHVVQTGGLAVQNFVSAAVGMAVAVALVRGFARSRTGELGNFWADMVRGVVRILLPVSVIGAIVLVACGAIQNFSGIHEVGQFMGGSQQWNGGAVASQEVIKELGTNGGGYFNANSAHPFENPNPFSNLFEIFLILLIPFALTRTFGRMVGSVKQGYAILAAMATIWIGFTALMMWTEFAHHGPAFDVSGGAMEGKETRFGIGASAIFSVATTLTSTGAVNSFHSSYTGLGGGIQLLGMQLGEIAPGGVGSGLYGMLIMAIIAVFIAGLMVGRTPEYLGKKIGTREIKFAACYILITPALVLGFTAAAMALDTPANSMTNSGAHGFSEILYAYTSGANNNGSAFAGLNADTQWFNSTIGIAMLLGRFLPMVFVLALAGSLAEQKPVPETAGTLRTDKPLYTGLLVGTILIVTGLTYFPALALGPLAEGLAS
- the kdpF gene encoding K(+)-transporting ATPase subunit F, whose amino-acid sequence is MTAENIVGLVVAVSLLGYLVLALVYPERF
- the kdpB gene encoding potassium-transporting ATPase subunit KdpB produces the protein MSTATPTRAPHQDVPTGHKPGGGRVGGGLFDPKQLLKSFPDAIRKLDPRVMIKSPVMFVVLIGSVVTTVLAIKDPTDWFGWAITAWLWLTTIFANLAEAVAEGRGKAQADTLRKAKTDSVARRLTKDGKAEEQVPGAELRIGDLVVCEAGDVIPGDGDVVEGVASVDESAITGESAPVIRESGGDRSAVTGGTKVLSDRIVIKITTKPGETFIDRMIALVEGAARQKTPNEIALNILLASLTIVFLLAVVTLQPFAIYAGAEQSMIVLTALLVCLIPTTIGALLSAIGIAGMDRLVQRNVLAMSGRAVEAAGDVSTLLLDKTGTITLGNRQASEFVPVKGTTEAELADAAQLSSLADETPEGRSIVVLAKEKYGLRERHQGELAHAEWIAFTAQTRMSGVDVDGKQTRKGAAGSVITWVKAQGGQVSDDADTLANKISEAGGTPLLVAVKDDKGARVLGVIHLKDVVKEGMRERFDELRRMGIKTIMITGDNPLTARAIAEEAGVDDFLAEATPEDKMALIKREQAGGKLVAMTGDGTNDAPALAQADVGVAMNTGTSAAKEAGNMVDLDSNPTKLIEIVEIGKQLLITRGALTTFSIANDVAKYFAIIPAMFAVVYPGLDKLNIMGLASPESAILSAVIFNALIIIALVPLALKGVQYRPTSADKMLRRNIGLYGVGGLIAPFIGIKIIDLLISLIPGLA